A stretch of the Hyalangium minutum genome encodes the following:
- the mreC gene encoding rod shape-determining protein MreC translates to MLSLFRRYRRFIIVSVLLLYPLVAFLVSGRRGRDANFVDRAVIAMTAPLQSGLNWIIDGVVGAMSHYVDLRDVRQENDALRLENMQLRAAVQALGEARAENERLKQLLGYAEKEAGPEIPARVVGVNPVAKLLSVRISSGERQGVYRGMSVVTPDGIVGQVIRTTGGYADVALVTDPQSRVGVRVQRSRARGTAAGSGSGPLKLENMLRTEDVEDGDLIITSGTDGVYPPGLVVGRVANLAKKEHGMFQAADILPAVDTTKLEEVFVVGSPYQDAAPLVEGTR, encoded by the coding sequence GTGCTGTCGCTCTTCCGGCGGTATCGCCGTTTCATCATTGTCAGCGTGCTGCTGCTCTACCCGCTGGTCGCCTTCCTGGTGTCTGGGCGGCGGGGCCGCGACGCCAACTTCGTCGATCGCGCCGTCATCGCGATGACGGCTCCGCTCCAGTCGGGGCTCAACTGGATCATCGACGGGGTGGTGGGCGCGATGAGCCACTACGTGGACTTGCGCGACGTGCGGCAGGAGAATGACGCGCTGCGGCTGGAGAACATGCAGCTGCGAGCAGCCGTGCAGGCGTTGGGCGAGGCTCGGGCCGAGAATGAGCGGCTCAAGCAACTGTTGGGGTACGCCGAAAAGGAAGCGGGGCCGGAGATTCCGGCGCGGGTGGTGGGGGTGAACCCGGTGGCCAAGCTGTTGTCGGTGCGGATCAGCAGCGGCGAGCGGCAGGGCGTGTACCGGGGCATGTCGGTGGTGACGCCGGATGGAATCGTCGGCCAGGTGATCCGGACGACGGGAGGTTACGCGGACGTGGCGTTGGTGACGGATCCCCAGAGCCGGGTGGGCGTGCGAGTGCAGCGCTCGCGGGCGCGTGGCACGGCGGCGGGCTCGGGCAGCGGGCCGCTCAAGCTGGAGAACATGCTGCGCACCGAGGATGTCGAGGACGGGGATCTGATCATCACCTCCGGTACGGACGGGGTGTACCCGCCAGGGCTGGTGGTGGGACGGGTGGCGAACCTGGCGAAGAAGGAGCACGGCATGTTCCAGGCGGCCGACATCCTCCCCGCGGTGGACACGACGAAGCTCGAGGAAGTCTTCGTGGTGGGCAGCCCATACCAGGACGCGGCGCCGCTGGTGGAGGGGACGCGATGA
- the mrdA gene encoding penicillin-binding protein 2, whose product MTPPDLGKTTPPGRDLKKRFLWLGLAMVGGMAVLALQLYRLQIIRGEEYAAKSVANFVKEVRLRADRGVIKDARGTILVDSRPSFDAFITPAFCTDCSKEVLPKLATLLGWDEDQRKKVDDQVRISKRNAPFQPLPVRIDLTRDELDRINARRDILDGVEVVAVPHRNYRTETVLSHVLGYMNEINQDELERLNADGAKYALGDYIGRRGLERYFEPQLRGVDGFRKEVVNARGQKIEELNDKLGENSVTPPQAGSNLVLSIDMRLQEEAERIFPGVAGAVVAIDVNTGYIKALVSRPGFDPNLLTGRVTPAQMAEMVRDPLQPMINRVAAAHYSPGSTFKVVTQLAAFKSGNFRPDSVINCPGGYKLGARTWRCHKESGHGPVNAKQAMAYSCDTWFFKVADTIGLDPIAEMGRALGLGSPTGIGVLGEVPGIMPTTEYHDRLSPGGYTKGMALNSAIGQGDDNVTPLQLAMVYAAIANGGTLYKPQLVHRIEDQDGQVVDSFNPQVVRTVDINPDHRKVIVEGLVAVANEAGGTAFRARQAYKEQMKNIVVASKTGTAQVVAIGAVRLKTHQMEFFTRDHAWFAGFAPADKPEIAVVVLNEHGGHGGVDAAPTGMAVFSKYFELKQLDANSPPQRSNQPYVLTLPPTPKLQDVTLTRGTPAAGTPTRGAPAAGPPNAAQH is encoded by the coding sequence GTGACTCCTCCGGATCTTGGAAAGACGACGCCTCCGGGGCGGGACCTCAAGAAGCGCTTTCTGTGGCTGGGCCTGGCCATGGTGGGCGGCATGGCAGTGCTGGCCCTCCAGCTCTACCGGCTGCAGATCATCCGGGGCGAGGAGTACGCCGCCAAGAGCGTGGCGAACTTCGTGAAGGAAGTTCGCCTGCGCGCGGACCGTGGCGTCATCAAGGATGCGCGCGGCACCATCCTGGTGGACAGCCGTCCGTCTTTCGACGCCTTCATCACCCCTGCGTTCTGCACCGACTGTTCCAAGGAAGTGCTTCCGAAGCTGGCCACGCTGCTGGGCTGGGACGAGGATCAGCGCAAGAAGGTGGACGACCAGGTGCGCATCTCCAAGCGCAACGCGCCGTTCCAGCCGCTGCCGGTGCGCATCGATCTCACGCGCGACGAGCTGGACCGCATCAACGCGCGGCGCGACATCCTGGACGGTGTGGAAGTGGTGGCGGTGCCGCACCGCAACTACCGCACGGAGACGGTGCTGTCGCACGTGCTGGGCTACATGAACGAGATCAACCAGGACGAGCTGGAGCGGCTCAACGCCGACGGCGCGAAGTACGCCCTGGGGGACTACATCGGCCGGCGCGGCCTGGAGCGGTACTTCGAGCCGCAGCTGCGCGGCGTGGACGGCTTCCGCAAGGAAGTGGTGAATGCGCGCGGCCAGAAGATCGAGGAGCTGAACGACAAGCTCGGCGAGAACTCGGTGACGCCGCCCCAGGCCGGCAGCAACCTGGTGCTGTCCATCGACATGCGGCTTCAGGAAGAAGCCGAGCGCATCTTCCCGGGCGTGGCGGGTGCGGTGGTCGCCATCGACGTGAACACCGGCTACATCAAGGCGCTGGTGTCCCGGCCGGGCTTCGATCCGAACCTGCTCACCGGCCGCGTCACTCCGGCTCAGATGGCGGAGATGGTGAGGGATCCGCTCCAGCCGATGATCAACCGCGTGGCCGCGGCACATTACAGCCCGGGGTCGACGTTCAAGGTCGTCACCCAGCTGGCGGCGTTCAAGTCGGGCAACTTCCGGCCAGACTCGGTGATCAATTGCCCGGGTGGCTACAAGCTGGGCGCGCGCACGTGGCGCTGCCACAAGGAGAGCGGCCACGGCCCGGTGAACGCCAAGCAGGCCATGGCGTACTCGTGCGACACCTGGTTCTTCAAGGTGGCGGACACCATCGGCCTGGATCCGATCGCGGAGATGGGCCGGGCGCTCGGCCTGGGCAGCCCCACGGGCATCGGCGTGCTGGGCGAGGTCCCCGGAATCATGCCCACCACCGAGTACCATGATCGGCTCTCGCCCGGCGGCTACACCAAGGGCATGGCGCTCAACAGCGCCATCGGCCAGGGCGACGACAACGTGACGCCGCTGCAGCTGGCCATGGTGTACGCGGCCATTGCCAACGGCGGCACGCTGTACAAGCCGCAGCTCGTGCATCGCATCGAGGATCAGGACGGTCAGGTGGTCGATTCGTTCAATCCGCAGGTGGTGCGCACCGTGGACATCAACCCCGATCACCGCAAGGTCATCGTGGAAGGCCTGGTGGCCGTGGCCAACGAGGCGGGCGGTACCGCGTTCCGCGCGCGCCAGGCTTACAAGGAGCAGATGAAGAACATCGTCGTGGCCAGCAAGACGGGCACCGCCCAGGTGGTGGCCATTGGCGCGGTGCGCCTGAAGACGCACCAGATGGAGTTCTTTACGCGCGATCATGCGTGGTTCGCCGGCTTCGCGCCCGCGGACAAGCCAGAGATCGCCGTGGTGGTGCTCAACGAGCACGGTGGCCACGGTGGCGTGGACGCGGCGCCCACCGGCATGGCCGTGTTCTCCAAGTACTTCGAGCTGAAGCAGCTGGATGCGAACTCGCCGCCTCAGCGCTCCAATCAGCCCTACGTCCTGACGCTGCCTCCGACTCCGAAGCTGCAGGACGTTACTCTCACTCGCGGCACTCCAGCCGCGGGCACGCCCACGCGCGGCGCTCCGGCCGCAGGCCCTCCGAATGCAGCTCAGCATTGA
- the rodA gene encoding rod shape-determining protein RodA: MVPHVPWALIFCILAICALGVWNLASAARPPHASVWTSQAIYMAVGLGVALMVCLVDYRWIQRMTVPIYVLNILALIALRFLGHKAKGAESWFVLGPVRVQPAEFMKIGVILMLAKVYHDDFKPNQEAYGLLRLWKPLAVVAVPAVLVLVQPDLGTAMMILLSSATVILFGKVRWYLVAVIVAGILAVGGIIWNDYVREAPEPRFTVLKHHLKKHQSQRISGWLDPEADLRGSGYHAAQSKIAVGSGGMSGKGWREGTQTGLSFLPEQHTDFIFSVWAEEHGFLSCLVLLALYGGLFSLSLAVGFNARDRFGAFVAVGITAMIFWQVFENIGMVIGLLPVTGITLPLMSYGGSSIMSMMLSIGLLVNISMRRHMF, encoded by the coding sequence ATGGTGCCCCACGTCCCGTGGGCCCTCATCTTCTGCATCCTGGCCATCTGCGCCCTGGGTGTGTGGAACCTGGCCTCGGCGGCTCGGCCTCCGCATGCCTCGGTGTGGACCAGCCAGGCCATCTACATGGCCGTGGGGTTGGGCGTCGCGTTGATGGTGTGCCTGGTGGACTACCGCTGGATCCAGCGGATGACTGTCCCCATCTACGTGCTCAACATCCTGGCGCTGATTGCCCTGCGCTTCCTGGGGCACAAGGCCAAGGGCGCCGAGAGCTGGTTCGTGCTGGGCCCGGTGCGCGTGCAGCCCGCCGAGTTCATGAAGATCGGCGTGATCCTCATGCTGGCCAAGGTCTACCACGACGACTTCAAGCCCAATCAAGAGGCCTATGGCCTGCTGCGGCTGTGGAAGCCGCTGGCGGTGGTGGCGGTACCCGCGGTGCTCGTGCTGGTGCAGCCGGACCTGGGCACGGCGATGATGATCTTGCTGTCCTCGGCCACGGTCATCCTCTTCGGCAAGGTGCGCTGGTACCTGGTGGCGGTGATTGTCGCGGGCATCCTGGCCGTGGGCGGCATCATCTGGAACGACTACGTGCGTGAGGCTCCCGAGCCGCGCTTCACCGTGCTCAAGCACCACCTCAAGAAGCACCAGAGCCAGCGCATCTCCGGGTGGCTGGATCCCGAGGCGGACCTGCGCGGCAGCGGCTACCACGCCGCCCAGTCGAAGATCGCCGTGGGCAGCGGCGGCATGTCCGGCAAGGGCTGGCGCGAGGGCACCCAGACGGGTCTGTCCTTCCTCCCCGAGCAGCACACGGACTTCATCTTCTCCGTGTGGGCCGAGGAGCACGGCTTCCTGTCGTGCCTGGTGCTCCTGGCCTTGTATGGAGGGCTCTTCTCTCTGTCATTGGCCGTGGGGTTCAACGCCCGAGACAGGTTCGGAGCCTTCGTGGCGGTAGGCATCACCGCGATGATCTTCTGGCAGGTGTTCGAGAACATCGGCATGGTGATTGGACTGCTGCCGGTGACAGGCATCACCCTGCCGCTGATGAGCTACGGCGGCTCGTCGATCATGTCGATGATGCTCAGCATTGGCCTGCTGGTGAACATCAGCATGCGCCGCCACATGTTCTGA
- the mgtE gene encoding magnesium transporter → MLGNLLKPEFDELILARDWNSLREAFTEMDPADVAEVIEDLPAKDSGVLFRLLPRDTAALVFEYLPPHQQTEVVSTLGNEDLKNLLNEMAPDDRTRLLEELPAEVTRRALTTLSPAELKVARELLGYPERSAGRYMTPEFLTLPENLTAAQALDFVRTHGQGRETLNVLYIVDEKRRLLDDVRLAALVLAKPDTRISDIHDRQLVSIPATADREEIIGFFEKYDRVALPVTDSQGVLLGIITHDDVLDVAEEEATEDIQRMGGMEALEAPYLDIGFTEMLSKRVGWLTVLFFGQMFTATAMAHYQDAIAQAVFLSSFVPLIISSGGNSGSQATSLIIRALAVRDVALSDWWRVALREVTSGIALGLFLGALGALRIILWPGAEGLYGPHFGWVGIAVGFSVVGVVMFGTLCGSMLPFLLRRLGLDPAAASAPFVATLVDVTGVIIYFTVASAILTGRAF, encoded by the coding sequence ATGCTGGGAAACCTCCTCAAGCCGGAGTTCGACGAGCTGATCCTGGCTCGTGACTGGAACTCGCTGCGCGAGGCCTTCACGGAGATGGACCCGGCGGATGTGGCCGAGGTCATCGAGGATCTGCCCGCCAAGGACAGCGGCGTCCTCTTCCGGCTGCTGCCGCGAGACACGGCCGCGCTGGTCTTCGAGTACCTGCCTCCCCACCAACAGACGGAGGTGGTGAGCACGCTGGGCAACGAGGACCTGAAGAACCTGCTCAACGAGATGGCGCCGGACGACCGCACGCGCCTGCTCGAGGAGCTGCCCGCGGAGGTGACGCGGCGGGCGTTGACGACGCTGTCGCCCGCGGAGCTGAAGGTGGCCCGCGAGCTGCTGGGGTACCCGGAGCGCAGCGCCGGCCGCTACATGACGCCGGAGTTCCTCACGCTGCCGGAGAACCTCACCGCAGCCCAGGCGCTGGACTTCGTGCGCACCCACGGCCAGGGGCGCGAGACGCTGAACGTCCTCTATATTGTCGACGAGAAGCGGCGACTGCTGGACGACGTGCGCCTGGCCGCGCTGGTGCTGGCGAAGCCCGACACGCGCATCTCGGACATTCATGACCGGCAGCTGGTGAGCATCCCCGCCACGGCGGACCGCGAGGAGATCATCGGCTTCTTCGAGAAGTATGACCGGGTGGCGCTGCCGGTGACGGACTCGCAGGGGGTGCTGCTGGGCATCATCACCCACGACGACGTGCTCGACGTGGCCGAGGAGGAGGCCACCGAGGACATCCAGCGCATGGGCGGTATGGAGGCCCTCGAGGCGCCCTACCTGGACATCGGCTTCACGGAGATGTTGAGCAAGCGGGTGGGCTGGCTGACGGTGCTCTTCTTCGGGCAGATGTTCACCGCCACGGCCATGGCGCACTACCAGGACGCCATCGCCCAGGCCGTCTTCCTCAGCAGCTTCGTGCCGCTGATCATCTCCTCGGGCGGCAACTCCGGCTCGCAAGCCACCTCGCTCATCATCCGCGCGCTGGCGGTGCGAGATGTGGCGCTGAGCGACTGGTGGCGCGTGGCCCTGCGCGAGGTGACCAGCGGCATTGCCCTCGGATTGTTCCTCGGGGCGCTGGGGGCGCTGCGCATCATCCTCTGGCCCGGCGCCGAGGGGCTCTATGGCCCCCACTTCGGGTGGGTGGGCATCGCGGTGGGCTTCAGCGTGGTGGGCGTGGTGATGTTCGGCACGCTGTGCGGCTCCATGCTGCCGTTCCTGCTGCGGCGGCTGGGGCTGGACCCTGCGGCGGCCTCGGCGCCCTTCGTGGCCACGCTGGTGGACGTCACCGGCGTGATCATCTACTTCACCGTGGCCAGCGCCATCCTCACCGGCCGCGCCTTCTGA
- a CDS encoding PilZ domain-containing protein has protein sequence MMQRKGAKKGSASEVSTSTASPREGAPPATASERKPSDVSPAGEGTPPPAPAQGREPRRPGVNVPKMSTLQPDARRSGSRPEEPRRPAGRPATPRVAPIIEMQSGNEPEHRHFPRARLATRFELWREEGGQKTFSATLLSQNVSVSGAFLESTFFLPMGTEVQVRFSLEEGAEPVQTRAEIVREERAGPGGRSGFGIRFVEFTGQTEVSLARLFLGMRLRTFAEEYLQSRRARSLPNELERVVDVLAAWELLKATSPGDPWQGQ, from the coding sequence ATGATGCAAAGAAAGGGTGCCAAGAAGGGCTCAGCCTCGGAGGTGTCCACCTCGACTGCGTCTCCCCGTGAAGGAGCGCCCCCAGCCACTGCCTCGGAGAGGAAGCCCTCGGACGTCTCCCCAGCAGGCGAGGGAACACCGCCTCCCGCTCCGGCCCAGGGCCGCGAGCCGCGCCGCCCGGGCGTCAACGTTCCGAAGATGTCTACGCTTCAGCCGGACGCGCGCCGCTCGGGCTCACGTCCCGAGGAGCCCCGGCGCCCGGCGGGACGCCCTGCAACACCTCGGGTGGCCCCCATCATTGAAATGCAGTCGGGCAACGAGCCGGAGCACCGGCACTTCCCGCGTGCCCGGCTGGCCACGCGCTTCGAGCTCTGGAGGGAGGAGGGGGGACAGAAGACCTTCTCTGCGACGCTCCTCTCGCAGAACGTCAGCGTGAGCGGCGCCTTTCTAGAGAGCACCTTCTTCCTGCCCATGGGCACGGAGGTCCAGGTGCGCTTCTCGCTCGAGGAGGGCGCCGAGCCTGTACAGACCCGCGCCGAGATCGTCCGCGAGGAGCGGGCGGGCCCGGGAGGGCGCTCGGGTTTCGGCATCCGCTTCGTGGAGTTCACCGGGCAGACGGAAGTCTCGCTGGCCCGGCTCTTCCTCGGCATGCGGCTGCGAACCTTTGCCGAAGAATACCTTCAGTCCCGCCGGGCCCGCTCGCTGCCCAATGAGCTGGAGCGGGTGGTGGACGTGCTCGCCGCGTGGGAGCTGCTCAAGGCCACCTCCCCGGGCGATCCCTGGCAAGGCCAGTAA
- the trxA gene encoding thioredoxin: MAGVDVVNVGDQDFDQQVLKSEQPVLVDFWATWCAPCRAIAPSVEALATEYRGKMKFTKMNIDDNQKTPQDYGIRSIPTLLVFKGGKVVDQIVGAVPRHKIEAAITKALS; encoded by the coding sequence ATGGCCGGTGTTGACGTTGTGAACGTTGGGGACCAGGACTTCGACCAGCAGGTGCTGAAGTCCGAGCAGCCGGTGCTCGTGGACTTCTGGGCCACCTGGTGTGCCCCGTGCCGCGCCATCGCCCCGTCTGTCGAGGCGCTCGCGACCGAGTACAGGGGCAAGATGAAGTTCACCAAGATGAACATCGACGACAACCAGAAGACGCCGCAGGACTACGGCATCCGCTCCATCCCCACCCTGCTCGTCTTCAAGGGCGGCAAGGTGGTGGATCAGATCGTGGGTGCGGTGCCGAGGCACAAGATCGAAGCAGCCATCACCAAAGCGCTCTCCTGA
- a CDS encoding cytochrome C assembly family protein, which translates to MNETLVSLACHAYGFAALVYLTYLARSWMALAVVGRVLVGVGLVLHGVALFSLLGAQGGMPVGAAQGFSTLAFLLLLFGLVLDLRYRKPVIGAFITPLAVTALVPGVLLRTGQPPLTPALRQPLLPLHITLALVGMAAFAVAAGVGVMYLLMEREVRGKQFGLLFSRLPSLEFLDTLNNRLVVAGFIALSITLATGAFFVAGSSQGFTWMMDAKVLATLVAWGLFAGLAGARVLVGWRGRRVALLTMAGFALVLVSFLSSYDFTGGMR; encoded by the coding sequence ATGAACGAAACCCTGGTCTCGCTCGCCTGCCACGCGTACGGCTTTGCCGCGCTGGTGTACCTCACCTACCTGGCGCGCTCGTGGATGGCGCTGGCTGTCGTCGGGCGTGTGCTGGTGGGGGTGGGCCTCGTCCTCCATGGCGTGGCGCTGTTCTCGCTGCTGGGCGCACAAGGTGGGATGCCCGTCGGCGCGGCGCAAGGATTCTCCACGCTGGCATTCCTGCTGCTGCTGTTCGGGCTGGTGTTGGACTTGCGCTACCGCAAGCCAGTCATTGGCGCCTTCATCACTCCGCTGGCGGTGACGGCGCTGGTGCCGGGGGTGCTGCTGCGGACGGGCCAGCCGCCGCTGACTCCCGCGCTGCGCCAGCCTTTGCTGCCGCTGCACATCACCCTTGCATTGGTGGGGATGGCGGCGTTCGCCGTGGCTGCAGGCGTGGGCGTCATGTACCTGCTCATGGAGCGAGAGGTGAGAGGCAAGCAGTTTGGCCTGTTGTTCTCCCGGCTGCCCTCGCTCGAGTTCCTGGACACGCTCAACAACCGGCTGGTGGTGGCGGGCTTCATCGCGCTGTCCATCACGCTGGCCACGGGGGCGTTCTTCGTCGCGGGCTCCAGCCAGGGGTTCACGTGGATGATGGATGCGAAGGTGCTGGCCACGCTGGTGGCGTGGGGGCTCTTCGCGGGGCTGGCGGGCGCGCGCGTGCTGGTGGGTTGGCGCGGGAGGCGCGTGGCGCTGCTGACGATGGCAGGCTTCGCGCTGGTGCTCGTGTCCTTCCTCTCCTCGTATGACTTCACCGGGGGGATGCGCTAG
- the hemA gene encoding glutamyl-tRNA reductase, whose protein sequence is MELICIGLSHQTAPQDVRGRLALEKQGQMELLQRLAQAPTEALLISTCNRVELYVMSPDTAQSAHRAREELSRVGGAETLSHLYEHHGAGALEHLFRVASSLESMVLGEAQILGQVKESFELGQSVGAVRGGLTRVCAAAFTCAKRARNETAIGRAATSMASAAVALATKVFDQLSDKTAVVIGAGEMGELAAKHLKQAKIGRLIITNRTLARAQALAEKLEGATARPLEDLSALLKEADVVVCVTGAQEPLLTKENVGAVGRARRFRPLFLVDLSVPRNIAPEVSELDWVTSFNVDDIQKFVEKNAAARAEGAQQAGVIVIQEVSRFIQDRAVREGVPVLARLRQRAEQIAKAEVEKTLAAMGDGLTEKQRKSIEAMGRAIVNKLLHEPTAKLRAVGPEKEDSHRLAGAAAELFGLIDEPAPNPSEPEGPTAAVAHGGKR, encoded by the coding sequence ATGGAGCTCATCTGCATTGGGCTGTCGCACCAGACCGCTCCCCAGGATGTGCGCGGACGGCTCGCACTGGAGAAGCAGGGCCAGATGGAGCTGCTCCAGCGCCTGGCGCAGGCCCCCACCGAGGCCTTGCTCATCTCCACCTGCAACCGGGTGGAGCTCTATGTGATGTCTCCGGACACGGCCCAGTCGGCCCACCGCGCCCGGGAGGAGCTGAGCCGCGTGGGCGGGGCCGAGACGCTGTCCCACCTCTATGAGCACCATGGGGCCGGTGCGCTGGAGCACCTGTTCCGCGTGGCCTCCAGCCTGGAGTCCATGGTGCTGGGCGAGGCGCAGATCCTCGGTCAGGTGAAGGAGTCCTTCGAACTGGGGCAGAGCGTCGGCGCGGTGCGCGGCGGGCTCACGCGCGTGTGCGCGGCGGCGTTCACCTGCGCCAAGCGCGCGCGCAACGAGACGGCGATTGGCCGCGCGGCCACCTCCATGGCCTCGGCGGCGGTGGCGCTGGCCACCAAGGTGTTCGATCAGCTGTCGGACAAGACGGCGGTGGTGATCGGCGCGGGCGAGATGGGCGAGCTGGCGGCGAAGCACCTGAAGCAGGCGAAGATCGGTCGGCTCATCATCACCAACCGGACGCTGGCCCGCGCGCAGGCGCTGGCGGAGAAGCTGGAGGGTGCGACGGCCCGTCCCCTCGAGGACCTGAGCGCGCTTCTGAAAGAGGCGGATGTGGTGGTGTGCGTGACGGGCGCTCAGGAGCCGCTGCTGACGAAGGAGAACGTGGGCGCGGTGGGCCGGGCGCGCCGGTTCCGGCCGCTGTTCCTGGTGGACCTGTCAGTGCCTCGGAACATCGCGCCCGAGGTCTCCGAGCTGGACTGGGTGACGTCCTTCAACGTGGATGACATCCAGAAGTTCGTCGAGAAGAACGCGGCCGCGCGAGCCGAGGGCGCGCAGCAGGCCGGCGTCATCGTCATCCAGGAGGTGTCGCGCTTCATCCAGGACCGGGCGGTGCGCGAGGGCGTGCCGGTGCTGGCGCGGCTGCGGCAGCGGGCCGAGCAGATCGCCAAGGCCGAGGTGGAGAAGACACTGGCGGCGATGGGCGATGGGCTCACCGAGAAGCAGCGCAAGAGCATCGAGGCCATGGGCCGCGCCATCGTCAACAAGCTGCTGCACGAGCCCACCGCGAAGCTGCGCGCCGTGGGGCCCGAGAAGGAAGACAGCCACCGGCTCGCGGGCGCCGCGGCCGAGCTGTTCGGGCTGATCGATGAGCCCGCTCCGAATCCCTCGGAGCCCGAGGGACCCACGGCCGCCGTGGCCCATGGAGGCAAGCGATGA
- the hemC gene encoding hydroxymethylbilane synthase has protein sequence MTRAVRIATRQSPLALWQARHVAALLRSHHTGLEVSLVEMTTEGDRFLSAPLSAVGGKGLFVKEIEQCLIDGRADIAVHSLKDMTSVLPEGLMLAAVPVREDPRDAFCSPTGLTLDTLPQGAKVGTSSLRRSCILRSRRPDLEIVSLRGNVQTRLQKTREMGLAGAMLASAGLRRLGLEKEITEVVPTEVSLPAVGQGVLAIQCRTNDAEVRALLAPLEDAVTRIAVTAERALLAKLEGGCTVPMAGHATVKAGEVHLRGFVGRPDGSRVVAGEVRGPVSNAHALGDALADELLSRGAQEILRDFGRTGFVPNS, from the coding sequence ATGACCCGCGCGGTGCGGATTGCTACCCGTCAGAGCCCGCTCGCACTGTGGCAGGCCCGCCACGTGGCGGCGCTGCTCAGGTCCCACCACACAGGGCTCGAGGTGTCCCTGGTGGAGATGACTACAGAGGGCGACCGGTTCCTCTCGGCGCCGCTGTCCGCCGTGGGCGGCAAGGGCCTGTTCGTGAAGGAGATCGAGCAGTGCTTGATCGATGGGCGCGCGGACATCGCCGTGCACAGCCTCAAGGACATGACGTCCGTGCTGCCCGAGGGCCTGATGCTCGCGGCGGTGCCGGTGCGCGAGGACCCGCGCGACGCGTTCTGCAGCCCCACGGGGCTCACGCTGGACACGCTGCCCCAGGGCGCGAAGGTGGGGACCTCCTCGCTGCGCCGCAGTTGCATCCTGCGCTCGCGGCGGCCGGATCTGGAGATCGTCAGCCTGCGCGGCAACGTGCAGACGCGGCTGCAGAAGACGAGAGAGATGGGGCTGGCGGGCGCGATGCTGGCCAGCGCGGGGCTCCGCCGTCTGGGCCTGGAGAAGGAGATCACCGAGGTGGTGCCGACCGAGGTGAGTCTGCCGGCGGTGGGGCAGGGCGTGCTGGCGATCCAGTGCCGCACGAACGATGCAGAGGTCCGGGCGCTGCTCGCGCCGCTGGAGGATGCGGTGACGCGCATCGCCGTGACAGCCGAGCGGGCGCTCCTGGCGAAGCTGGAGGGTGGCTGCACGGTGCCGATGGCGGGCCACGCCACGGTGAAGGCCGGCGAGGTGCACCTGCGCGGCTTCGTGGGGCGTCCGGACGGCTCGAGGGTGGTGGCCGGCGAGGTCCGCGGCCCGGTGAGCAACGCCCACGCGCTGGGGGATGCGCTCGCGGATGAACTGCTCTCGCGCGGCGCCCAGGAGATCCTCCGCGACTTTGGGCGTACCGGGTTTGTTCCGAACTCCTGA